Proteins from a single region of Argiope bruennichi chromosome 6, qqArgBrue1.1, whole genome shotgun sequence:
- the LOC129971897 gene encoding speckle-type POZ protein homolog: MATRDDGKSEGCTFRWKIENIHHSWWMSADQELESPKFTADALQGTKWSLWLFLIDGDYVDYGGYVGIYLQRENNCFGENTIEVNYEFAILDKNGSFLRVENRKDSFSKGDIRGFPRYVTRKEVFFTERESFLPEETLTVQCKLWNKEGKPVNSKPFYARTMFNSTETMENWGNKGYFVDDLKEGGLFPVFLFTNELISKRELYLPHDVLSLQIGFIYWTIDHFGCNDESGNLANKDFDLNDGEEKSEKTAVLIDDLKSMFCNAILSDTELRTSTKGFPAHKNILCARSPVFKRMFCDDMKEKNSGHVDIIDLEDDTVHRMLLYIYTDSLEDLQFESGLKLYAAADKYEILSLRNMCSTFLKDSLCPNRACDVLILADMHHDDNLKSSVQSYILEHDEVFSLAEWKHLMNNNLKLAADIMYKKLA; this comes from the exons ATGGCAACCAGAGATGATGGCAAATCAGAAGGATGCACGTTTCgatggaaaattgaaaatatacatcACTCCTGGTGGATGAGTGCAGATCAAGAACTTGAGAGTCCAAAATTTACTGCAGATGCACTTCAAGGTACAAAATGGTCGTTGTGGTTGTTTCTAATAGACGGAGATTATGTAGATTACGGAGGTTATGTCGGTATTTATCTTCAAAGAGAAAACAATTGTTTCGGAGAGAACACTATTGAAGTAAATTACGAATTCGCAATTCTGGATAAAAATGGCTCATTTCTGAGAGTAGAAAATAGAAAGGATAGCTTCTCGAAAGGCGATATTAGGGGATTTCCTAGATACGTGACACGAAAAGAAGTTTTCTTCACTGAAAGAGAATCGTTTCTTCCAGAAGAAACTCTGACAGTTCAATGCAAGTTGTGGAATAAAGAGGGAAAACCCGTCAATTCAAAACCTTTTTATGCCAGAACAATGTTTA atTCCACCGAGACAATGGAAAATTGGGGAAACAAAGGTTATTTCGTTGATGATCTGAAGGAAGGAGGATTATTTCCGGTTTTCCTTTTCACTAACGAATTAATATCCAAGAGAGAACTCTATTTACCACATGATGTTCTATCGCTTcaaattggttttatttattgGACTATTGACCATTTCGGTTGTAATGATGAGTCTGGTAACCTGGCGAATAAGGATTTCGACCTTAATGATGGGGAAGAGAAATCTGAAAAAACGGCTGTTTTGATTGACGACTTGAAATCCATGTTTTGCAATGCGATTTTAAGCGATACGGAGCTCCGTACCTCGACAAAAGGCTTCCCAGCTCACAAGAACATTTTATGTGCTAGATCCCCTGTTTTCAAAAGAATGTTCTGCGACGACATGAAGGAGAAGAACAGCGGACACGTCGATATCATCGATTTGGAAGACGACACCGTGCACAGAATGCTACTCTATATATACACGGATTCATTAGAGGACCTGCAGTTTGAAAGCGGATTGAAATTGTACGCTGCTGCGGATAAATATGAGATCCTGTCCTTGAGAAACATGTGTTCTACGTTTTTAAAAGACAGCTTGTGTCCAAACAGAGCTTGCGATGTTTTAATTCTGGCTGATATGCACCACGATGACAATCTGAAAAGTTCTGTGCAATCTTATATACTTGAGCATGATGAGGTATTCAGCTTGGCGGAATGGAAGCATCTCATGAATAATAACCTTAAATTAGCTGCTGAtataatgtacaaaaaattaGCGTAA